One part of the bacterium genome encodes these proteins:
- a CDS encoding M4 family metallopeptidase, whose translation MTSSIHMSPVSPASSLLLAVLALLVAAAPTSAQGPKPFVEDTLTTLEAAVGSPVRATVSPKTGLVTFLSFAEHQRTLGKLPGTAPAEQRARAFLAAYGAAFGASGADQMSLKRVTGADEVGMEHVRFRQTHQGVPITGGELTVHLRGSAVVAVNAKTLSDLDTVDTTPLVSAAEAAVLAADALAQGLGVTDATLSEPRLELLNKGHLGGRGFATGLAWFIEARKIDLREYIWIDALAGKVVLQFSQLTDAKDREIYDTNSTSTLPGTLVRSEGGAVTGDPDADAAYDYSGDTYDYFFNEHGRDSYDGAGATIISTVEYCSPTSCPLANAFWNGTQMVYGAGFSLADDVDAHELTHAVTERTANLFYYMQSGALNESFSDIFGEAMDFGN comes from the coding sequence ATGACATCTTCGATCCACATGAGCCCGGTTTCGCCGGCATCGTCGCTACTCCTCGCGGTTCTTGCTCTCCTGGTGGCCGCGGCTCCGACGTCGGCTCAGGGTCCGAAGCCGTTCGTGGAAGACACGCTGACCACCCTCGAAGCAGCGGTCGGCAGCCCGGTTCGGGCAACGGTGTCACCGAAGACCGGCTTGGTGACCTTTCTGTCTTTCGCCGAGCACCAGCGGACCTTGGGCAAGCTGCCGGGAACCGCCCCGGCCGAACAGCGAGCCCGGGCCTTTCTGGCCGCCTACGGCGCGGCGTTCGGAGCGAGCGGTGCCGATCAGATGTCCTTGAAGCGAGTGACCGGCGCCGACGAGGTCGGAATGGAGCACGTCCGGTTTCGTCAGACCCATCAGGGCGTGCCGATCACGGGCGGCGAGCTCACCGTCCACCTGCGGGGCTCGGCGGTGGTGGCGGTGAACGCCAAGACGCTTTCCGACCTGGACACGGTCGACACGACGCCGTTGGTGTCGGCGGCCGAGGCGGCGGTCCTGGCGGCCGATGCCCTGGCACAGGGGCTCGGCGTGACCGACGCGACGCTCAGCGAGCCGAGGCTCGAGCTGCTGAACAAGGGGCATCTCGGCGGTCGCGGCTTCGCGACCGGGCTCGCCTGGTTCATCGAGGCTCGGAAGATCGATCTGCGCGAGTACATCTGGATCGATGCGCTCGCCGGCAAGGTCGTTCTTCAGTTCAGCCAGTTGACTGACGCGAAAGACCGCGAGATCTACGACACCAATAGCACTTCGACGCTCCCTGGAACGCTGGTCCGCAGCGAAGGCGGGGCGGTCACCGGAGATCCCGATGCCGACGCCGCCTACGACTATTCCGGTGACACCTACGACTACTTTTTCAACGAGCACGGCCGCGACAGCTACGACGGCGCCGGGGCCACGATCATCTCGACCGTAGAGTATTGCTCGCCGACCTCGTGCCCCCTTGCCAACGCCTTCTGGAACGGCACCCAGATGGTCTATGGCGCCGGCTTTTCGTTGGCCGACGACGTCGACGCCCACGAGCTGACTCATGCGGTCACCGAGCGCACCGCCAACCTCTTCTACTACATGCAGTCAGGGGCACTCAACGAGTCCTTCTCGGACATATTCGGGGAGGCTATGGATTTTGGGAAT